From the genome of Cedecea lapagei, one region includes:
- the sbmC gene encoding DNA gyrase inhibitor SbmC has product MTFKVQQVPARKVAGFHLVGPWETTVPQGFDQLAMWTKNHGLHGDWLAVYYDDPDVVPANKLRVDTVLGVADDFIVPENSEGVIVTAIEADTYAIGHAKVENDAFHEAWETFFDQVEADGGYRLTGKPCYEIYLNDGSTSGVWEIEMYVPVAKV; this is encoded by the coding sequence ATGACATTCAAAGTTCAGCAGGTTCCGGCGCGCAAAGTGGCCGGTTTTCATCTTGTTGGGCCCTGGGAAACTACGGTGCCGCAGGGGTTTGATCAGCTGGCGATGTGGACAAAAAACCACGGCCTGCACGGAGACTGGCTGGCTGTTTACTACGACGATCCTGACGTCGTCCCGGCGAACAAGCTTCGCGTTGATACGGTGCTGGGCGTCGCTGATGACTTCATCGTGCCGGAGAACAGCGAAGGCGTTATCGTCACGGCTATCGAGGCGGACACCTATGCCATCGGCCATGCCAAAGTAGAAAACGACGCTTTCCATGAAGCCTGGGAGACTTTCTTCGACCAGGTCGAAGCTGACGGCGGGTATCGCTTGACAGGAAAACCCTGCTACGAAATCTATCTCAACGACGGCTCAACCTCCGGCGTATGGGAAATAGAGATGTATGTCCCGGTCGCTAAAGTCTGA
- the dacD gene encoding serine-type D-Ala-D-Ala carboxypeptidase DacD has protein sequence MKTRLLAALSFLSLSVNSAFADDTFLHQPQPPQVEAGSWVLMDYTTGQVLTAGNEHVQRNPASLTKLMTGYVVDRAIDSKRITPDDVVTVGKDAWAKGNPVFDGSSLMFIKPGDRVTVRDLSRGLIIDSGNDACVALADYVAGGQKQFVGMMNHYVEQLGLHDTHFETVHGLDAPGQHSSAYDLAVLSRAIIHGEPQFYHMYSERSLTWNGITQQNRNGLLWDKSLNVDGLKTGHTETAGFNIIASSVLGQRRLIAVIMGGLSPKGREEQARKLLHWGQDNFDTVQVLQKGKAIGNEHIWYGDKPEISVGPDQDVFLALPKSEVPNIKAKYVLSKQDMEAPLAANTPVGEIQLFDGDKLISHWPLVNLTPVEKGGLFSRLGDFISRKL, from the coding sequence TTGAAAACCCGTCTGCTTGCCGCCCTGAGCTTTTTGTCCCTGTCCGTCAACTCTGCTTTCGCTGATGATACTTTCCTCCATCAGCCACAGCCGCCGCAGGTAGAAGCCGGCTCATGGGTGCTGATGGATTACACCACCGGGCAGGTGCTGACCGCAGGGAATGAGCACGTTCAGCGTAACCCGGCGAGCCTGACGAAGCTGATGACCGGCTATGTGGTAGACCGTGCTATCGACAGCAAACGTATCACCCCGGACGATGTGGTCACGGTAGGTAAAGACGCATGGGCAAAAGGCAACCCGGTCTTTGATGGTTCGTCCCTGATGTTTATCAAACCGGGCGACAGGGTTACCGTGCGTGACTTAAGCCGGGGATTGATTATTGATTCCGGTAACGACGCCTGCGTTGCGCTGGCAGATTACGTCGCCGGTGGGCAAAAGCAATTTGTCGGCATGATGAACCACTACGTCGAACAGCTTGGCCTGCATGATACCCATTTTGAAACCGTGCACGGCCTTGATGCGCCAGGGCAGCACAGTTCAGCCTATGACCTTGCCGTCCTCTCTCGCGCTATCATTCACGGCGAGCCGCAGTTCTACCATATGTACAGCGAACGTAGCCTTACCTGGAACGGTATTACCCAGCAGAACCGTAACGGCCTGCTGTGGGATAAGTCCCTGAACGTCGACGGTCTGAAAACGGGGCATACTGAGACGGCGGGCTTCAACATTATTGCCTCCAGCGTACTCGGCCAGCGTCGCCTGATTGCGGTGATTATGGGCGGTCTTAGTCCAAAAGGGCGCGAAGAACAGGCCCGCAAGCTGCTGCACTGGGGGCAGGATAACTTCGACACCGTGCAGGTCTTGCAAAAAGGCAAAGCCATCGGCAACGAGCACATCTGGTATGGCGATAAGCCAGAGATTAGCGTTGGCCCGGATCAGGACGTTTTCCTCGCGTTGCCTAAATCAGAAGTCCCGAACATTAAGGCTAAATATGTGCTGAGCAAGCAGGATATGGAGGCGCCGCTGGCTGCAAATACCCCGGTGGGCGAAATCCAGCTGTTTGATGGCGACAAGCTTATCTCCCACTGGCCGCTGGTGAACCTGACTCCGGTGGAGAAAGGCGGGCTGTTTTCGCGCCTGGGTGACTTTATCAGCCGCAAGCTTTAA
- a CDS encoding acyltransferase family protein, which yields MVESKRWSPELEGLRGLASLWVLLGHICLLVQCRIPVLYDPGMGVDLFILLSGYLMAKNYQERREKEPWNKPSTFRVFWLRRFFRIAPLYYLLLIIALLFGSWFGEMRDIIASAWPTTATASSRYADHSVINIISHLSFVFGLLPAYSFRTVLPDWSIGLEMQYYLLFPFMMLLVMRYGFAVSATLLMVVCLAARWLFPDYFNAFPMPSMILIKLPLFIAGMLISHAVIQRNIRYCALALLAPVIAWQMHIAETHLRLAAECVMIVGMAMLLWQYQGESRLSKTTDAPRRLFTCRFSQFLGDVSYSVYLLHLMIVIPVIGLLVRYTAFAHQPSLLRFLIVAAITLPAVWLIAVVLYHKVEKRGIALGKRLIGSAELRPGRAAS from the coding sequence ATTGTGGAAAGTAAACGCTGGTCTCCTGAGCTGGAAGGACTTCGAGGCCTTGCATCGCTTTGGGTCTTGCTCGGCCACATTTGCCTGTTGGTTCAATGCCGCATTCCCGTACTCTACGACCCGGGTATGGGGGTCGATTTATTTATTTTGCTGTCAGGGTATTTGATGGCCAAGAATTACCAGGAGCGGCGTGAAAAAGAGCCCTGGAATAAGCCTTCTACCTTCCGTGTTTTCTGGCTGCGCCGTTTCTTTCGCATCGCCCCACTCTATTATTTATTGTTGATAATCGCCCTGCTGTTTGGCAGCTGGTTTGGCGAAATGCGCGATATTATCGCCAGCGCATGGCCGACAACCGCCACGGCAAGTAGCCGCTACGCCGACCATTCCGTAATCAATATTATCAGCCATCTGTCGTTTGTTTTCGGCCTGCTGCCGGCGTACTCCTTCCGCACGGTCTTGCCCGACTGGAGCATCGGGTTGGAGATGCAGTACTACTTGCTATTCCCGTTTATGATGCTGCTGGTAATGCGCTACGGATTTGCGGTCAGCGCCACATTGTTGATGGTCGTTTGCCTGGCGGCTCGCTGGCTCTTTCCCGACTACTTCAACGCTTTCCCGATGCCGTCGATGATCCTGATAAAGCTGCCGCTGTTTATCGCCGGAATGCTGATATCTCACGCGGTGATACAGCGCAACATACGCTATTGTGCGCTGGCGCTGCTCGCCCCGGTCATCGCCTGGCAAATGCACATTGCGGAAACCCACCTGCGGCTGGCGGCCGAATGCGTGATGATTGTTGGGATGGCAATGCTGCTCTGGCAGTATCAGGGCGAAAGCCGCCTGAGCAAGACGACAGATGCCCCGCGTAGGCTATTTACCTGCCGGTTCAGCCAGTTTTTAGGGGACGTTTCTTACTCCGTTTACCTGCTGCATCTGATGATTGTCATTCCCGTCATCGGCCTGCTTGTGCGTTACACTGCTTTTGCCCACCAGCCTTCTCTTCTTCGCTTCCTGATAGTGGCTGCGATAACGTTACCCGCCGTGTGGCTGATTGCCGTTGTGCTCTACCATAAGGTGGAAAAACGCGGTATCGCTCTGGGTAAGCGCTTGATCGGCAGCGCCGAGCTGAGGCCCGGGCGGGCAGCATCTTAA